GAGAGCATGACTCTGGAATGTATCAGGGCTCCAACCAGAAGCAATAACATTAATAAATGGTAGATACTAATGTGCTCCCCATATGCCCCACACACCCCATCTGCCTGGAGGGGGTTTTTTCCTCACGCTTTAGCTTTAAGATTTCCATCTGAAAGCAATAGATATTCAAAAGagcaaacaaccaaccaaccctGATCCTTTCTTACCAGCTCCTCTAGGCTCTGAAATTGAGCTAGATGGGCCTCTAGTGCCACGCAGGAGGTCTGGCTGAATGTCCAGTTTCTCAtgtcttcagaaaaataaaaacatttacttcTAAATTCAATCCAGTCTTTTGGGCAGGTGGCATAGCAAGATCCATGGTTCTCACTGACCGGTCTCCCTAAAATGTAAATTGTGTCATGAAATGTAATAAGAAACATTTCTGTGTCTGGTCCCTTTGGCTAGCATCTAAATCTCAATGTTGTGAGGTGTACTTGGACTATACTTCCATAACTGATCTTTAGGAGTCAAGGCTTTCCAGTAAGCTCAGAGGaagtgctttattttcttttttgtattttttgttttgaaaaagaatctTGCTACGTCCCCTTGCTTGGCTTGGATATCACTCTGTGGATTGTACTCGACTGGATTCCTGCTggctgtgcctcctgagtgctaggactaaagacaCCACACCTGTTAAGAATTAATTTCTAGGCCATCAGCTCCTTCCAACTGTTCTGGTTCCTGGAATCCTGTAGCGTcctttcccaaaatcctccttcacattctccttttcttttgacAAAAGAAATCAAATTCTCCACTTCTCTAGATTTTACTATAGGGAAATTCGAGCCTGCAAAACATGGCAGGTTCAAAATAGCTCTTAAATTGCCAGAATTTTAATCATGTGTTTCCTATAATTCTGTCACACATATGAAATGTATAAAATCACATGATGGCTCTTATTAGAGTTAGTCAGAATGGCTGTCTTTAAGAAATCTGGCAGCAACGCTGGGCAGTAATCAGCCTtcactttaattccagtacttggaaggcagatgcagTTAGATCTTTGTGAATCTAAGGCCACCTTGTTTAGAAGCATGTGCAGACATAGGGACACTTAGTTACTGGTGGTAAACTGATACAgccagtatggaggttcctcggAAAATGTTTGTCATGTGACCCAGTCTGTTACTCTTGGGTATGTAAGAAGAGAATTCcacatcctaccacagagattcTTGTACATCCATGGTTATTGTTTCCATATTTACAATAGTAAGGAAATGGTCCTGACCTAGATATCCATCAACTTATGGACAGATAGTGAAAGTGTGTTACATGTGAAAAACAGAGTGTTATCCAGCtgtaaacaaataataaaacttttagGAATGTGGGTGACTTGGGAAATTATAATATTGAATGAGGTCAccaaattcagaaagaaagagagccatGTACTCTCTCACATGCAATCTGAGACTGTGATGTAGAGTGTGCACAGCTGTTAGTGTGGGCATGATGTAACACATAGGAATGAGAACAAAGAGGAGTATAATTCGATGAGGAAGGAAAAGGTGCAACAAAGGGCCCAAAAGTTGTGAAACAATGTTATGAACAGCATTGTTATTCTAGTTTTAACTCTGCTGCAGTTTTTCTTTTGGCAGATGAGTGCACAAAAATGTGATTGACCGTGAAGGTTCAAAACCATAACCAAAGATCTATGGCATCAGAAACACTATTCTAACCGTGTGGAAGTTCCATGAGATTCATTGCATTTGGGACTTGACAAATGTTGGAGTGGCTATGCTAATGGAGCTGTGTGATATGTCCATTTATGAGTCCATTATAATATagtcatgtgtgtgagtgtgtgtctgtatatgtgtgtgtagtctatgtgtgtatgtgtatatatgtgtgtgtgtatgtgtgtatctctgtgtgtgtatgtctctgtgtttgtgtgtgtgtatctgtgtgtgtttgtgtgtatgtgtttgtgtgtgcatgaatatgtgGGTGAGAAGCTCTGAGTACAGCAAGGTTTCAGAGCACAGCTTAGAAGAATaacagacattttctttcatCCCTTCACCTTTTTCTTCCTGCAGCAGGTCAGAAGGAAACTGCTGCTGTTTCAATGCTTTTCTGACTTCTAGAAACAAATGATTAGAAGTATTAAATGCCCAAAAAGGATGGTCCAGTTATTTTTAGTGGATGAGAATTTGTTGTATTTGTCCCAGTTcgtgtagccagcaccatgttcAGTGGAAGAGACACATGCAATGGGTGGTGAGGGTGACTGTCACTTCTTTTTATCTGACTCTtttcagagctacataatagTTTAGGTTACACTGACTAAGAATTGATGGCAAATGCTTATCCtatttggatgtgtgtgtattattcttTGGTGTCACTAAAGTtgtttttataaaacaatattgGGTGCTgttagtacacacctttaatcccagcactttggaggaagaggcagctggATCCCCAAGATCACTGCCAacctagtctatatagtgagtttcatgacagccaggactacatagaaaaacactgtctcagaagtCCAATATGTATATATCGTTATCATGAACATTTACTCCAGCTATGGCAGCCAAGTTGTACAAGATTTTATCACAGTATTCAGAGCAGTCTACAACTAAAAGATTAGGAATAACATATTCTGAaactttctatttaatattttcagatcaCCATTGAAGATAGTAACTGAAATCATATCTTCTGCATCTCTGACTGGAGCTTGCTGAACACCATCTTCCCAGGGATGCTGAGCCTGGCCTCCTGTGCTCACCACAGCCTGTGCTGTCCCTTCAAGGAATCTTCCTGCTACACCCTAAGTTCCCAGAGAACAGGAATTTCCAGTgttttctctccagcccttcaacaGGTCCTGACTCACAGTGGTAATGAAGTGTTTGCTGACAACATGTGTAGACAATGCTGCACAATTTGTAGAACAAGTCACTCACCTGACAATGacaaagcaacagaaagtgaaagtACAGCTGCAGTGAAGACAGCAATCGCTCCATAGCAGCAGTAAAGCTTAACAGGAGACTCAACAGAGATGATTCTCAGACATTTTTCTTGGAGTTTTTTACCTGAAAATATAAATACCAGAACATCAATGTCAAGAACCTACAAGAGCCAGAAAGAGCCAGAAAAAGGTTAGGGTGTCTGCTCAATATTCTAGTGTGATTCTGGAGGTTCTAGCTGGGACAATACGGcaagaataaaaaagaacactTAGGCCTCATAGAGATAAAAATCTTGATATTCAGACAATATGGATATATCTACACATAAATTTCTAAGATGTCTAATAAAGGGGCTCTAAAAATTATGAACAAGTTTATAATGTTGCAGGAAAATATGTCAATGggcaaaataaatgtcatttttatataCCAGCAATTGTCAAATGCAAAGAATTGCAATATTCCCAGCATGTCTAAATACACAATTACACATCTAATGAAACACTGGGTTTTAAAAACTCTTAGCACATTGTAGGTACAATTTCTTTTGAGAGAGTGACatgtagacagacagataaagacAGAGTTAAcaccacacagaaacaaacagacagacagacagacagacagacagacagtcagacagttATAAAGGTACATACACAGATCATGGGGCAGGGGTCCAACTAGCCCATTGCTtatctttttattagtttttaggGCCAGAGAAGAATTCTCATTGCActaaattcaatttatttttattggtattGTAGGCAAGAAATCTTTGCCTAAGACAAATTCTTActcataaagatttttttctttttttcttcaaatagatTTAAGTTCTAGACTTCATGCCTGGGTCTGTGATCCATTTTGAGTCTGTTATAATACACAGGATGAAGTGTGAGTCTTATCATGAAAACCAATTGACTAAGCATCATATACAGAAgagtttttgttctctttctactTAAGAATGTCTGTCTTCCCCAGTCTATAGTACACATGCACAATAAAcacacattgatttttaaaaagaaaaatatgtcataTTATGGAATAAAAAGATgcttatataataaatacatgcatTAACTATGCTTAGTATTACCAAAATCTAGGAAAAAGAGTtgaataatattttatcattttgttataATGAGACTGTATTTCTCTCATGCCCTGTATCTAAGGGAAATGCCcacatttatataaaaaaccTGCCTATGCTTATAGCAGATTTATGAATTAACCGTGTCTTTTCCAACAGCTCAAATATCCCCAAGCTTGTTACAAAGTCAAGCAACATTACTCAGAACTGGGGAAAATGACTGAAAAAGGAAACCTGGACATCATGCTTGCACCTGCCACTATCTTATGCTGGTTAAATGATCCTCAGCCTGCTGTCCCCACCAGCcaaacacagtaaaaataaattaaacaaatccACCCCAACCCAACTGAACAACCAACAACcattccactcctcctcacagttAAGGGCTCCCaagaggagtcaacatagtctggtacaataggcTGGGGCAGAGcctggcccctctcccatgcattaagactgaacaGTGCATTCAACagcagggaatgggctccaacaagctagaaTCTGGTCATACATCCAGGATTCCCtgtgatagtccaagcttcagaactgtctcccacatgtggagggcctagtttggtcccctgcaGTCTCCACAGTTCTAGGTCTAGGGTCCATGACTTTCCACAAGCTTGGGTCAtagtctctgtagatttccccattatgatcttgacctcccttccttatatgttccctcctccctctcttagcCAGAATCCTTGGAGCTTGATCTGGTTATTGGTTGCGGATCTCCTCATCTGGATCCattaattactggatgagggctctatgatgacagtggatgtattcatcaatctgattgcaGGAGTAGGCCATTTctggcatcctctctactattgctaggagtcttagcttgggtcacccttgtggattcttgggtgTTACCcttgtaccaggtttctccctaagcccatgatggctctctctctcttgagacatCTCTttgattgctcttccactgcatccctccccaccTAGCCCATCTCAtttcctcctgttctcatccctcctccccctccccattaCCAACTCCTGCCCCCAGTTTGCCctgtagatatcatctaatttctcttgccagagtgatccatgtgtccctcttagaggcctttttacctagcttctctggagttggaCTTCAGTCtgcttatcctttgctttacatataaTATCCACTTCTGAGtaaatacatactgtgtttgtctttctgagtctgtgatatctcatcatgatttttttttatagttctattcatttacctgaaaatttcacaaggttgccatttttactgctgagtaagactccattgtatgaatgtgccacATTTTGCTTATTAATTCTTCAGTTGGGGAGCATTTAGTttgtttacaggttctggctattagtaataatgctgctatgaacattgttgagcaaatgtccttatggtatgacTTACCATCCTTTGTTTAAATGTCCAAGCAAATAtctttgtgttttgaggcagactgattcccaattttcttagaaactgccatgctgatttTTCAAAATGACTATACAATTTataatcccaccagcagtgaaagAGAATTCCCCCTTTTCCCAACCCctccagcatatactgtcattagtggttttgattttaacattctgacaggtgtaagatggtatctcagggctGATCTTTAAGGGTCAAAGCACTCTTTTCAATCGTGAATTAGCATTGTCATAAGCTGTAGATTCTATGAGTATTCATCCAGCTTCTAGATCAGCTACTCCTATTTGAACCACTCTAGTCAATCTTTGCAAAAATGCATTATAACTTTCCTTCGGGTCTTGTCACACCTTAGTATAGGAGTCTATTCTTTCCCCTGGTTCTTGAATCTTATCCCAAGCAGTGAAAGCTGCTGTGGCATAGGGGCAAGATTGTTCAACCTATGCAACTTGAGTGTCTGCATCAGCATGAAGACCATCATCAAGAATTTTATCTTGGGGAGCCTTATAACCTCTCTTTTGGCCTTGATGTTCAAGTGCTTTGGCCTCTTCCCTCCTTAAAGCACAGCATCCAATTTGAGATGCAGTTTCTATGGATATCACTAGGGGTCACCCTATTTCTTGTTGCCCATTGACTCTACTAACTGCCACACATATGGTGAATGCATGCCACAAGAGACTACTGCTTCCTTTACACCTTTTAAATCTTTCATGTGTAGTGGCTCCCAATGACATTCAACAAATCCCTTTGGGTATTTTTTAGTTACTGGTTTCTCAGTAACAGTAATGGAGGAAACTATAGGGGATGATGTAACTACCTTTGGTTAGTCATCTCTGATTCTGAAAGGTTCTGGTAATGTTAAATCCCTTTCATTCTCTATTATTTGTGCCTCTACTTCTGGTGTACcagtttaaaagttttctttggcCTGTAATCTATTCACAATTGTTTTTCTCTGAGTGTTTGAATTTCCTGGACAGTATACATTTCTAGGGAATTAATTAAATCAGTCAGTTTGTTGTTCTCTTCATTTGCATATGATTCTAAagatttaatattctcatccttagagatTATCTGAATGACATGTAAATTGCCTTCCAAAAACGATGTTCTATCTTCTAGCTTGTCATTAgtctcagacatggaacaaatttttCTATTAATTGGTCAGTTTTATGTTCCatattttgcattctgtttgtcAAATCACCATTCCATTATCAATGTTCtcaatccttttttcttttttgaatattattttttttattttagaagcacacatatttacatatccatctccccattccctcgccctcaaatcctcccatgctcctcaccaaccctctttccactcccttcccaggatagtgaggtcctccatgcGGGACTCTCAAAGTTATATTAAGACCAGAGGTTACcttacattgttttttgtttaccACAGTTTCTTTCGTTGTAGCAGATCCGTTCCACGTAAGTGCTCTCCAGCCAGTTTCCTTCCCAACTTAAACCATCCAATAAACACTTCAACTCCCTTTGGCAGTGTTGCTCACCCTTCTTTCAGAGACATCCTAGCAGTTTGTACCTCAACAGAAACTTTCCCAAAGTGTTtggtaaaaaaaatgtttttagtaaGAATGAGTCAAAATTGCTCAATATTTCAAAGACATAATCTAAGTAATAAAAGTTAAACAATAActattggtagcagctgtacttgagaattcatgccaaatccagtggagggCCTTGTTTAGGGAAGGGGTGAAGTttcttgagcatcaaggcataagaACAGTTATGAAGTCCCCtaagataagattcttggtgaggatatttatgctaacccacatgCTCaggctgaacatggccagcatatactgtccctatgcaggaaagcagcattaaacaccTGGGATAAAGTTTTCAAGCCAGGAGAATGATAGAAAcctataccagaatagaacagggacctacagaacagttccaggaatTCTTACTAAGGTTACTTAGGCAGTAGAATTAagggtaacagatccagaaacaagacaatcaattttatatacaatagcttatgaaaatgcaaacccaatatgaaaagaatacttttgcctttaaagatcagatcagctccgctagaagaatgggttttgcatgcagccaacattgactataatgtgtaAGATACCGGAGCTTGGGGaggagaagccatctcgaaaGGTTAAAAAAGGCAataggagattaaaagttctagaggtgaggacacaagggcttgggaaggagaagtacCTTACAGaagtcaacataggtaccaagaggccggAGGTTATCACTAccatgaaccagaaccttgggtaggaagagccttccccagctTCCACAAaagtgccaggaacctagatgtttcagttGTGGCAGAATGGgtcatattaagagaaattgtagacaagggAATTTtaacaatgcctcatactgaAGGCCACTgctttctggattgtgtagaagatgtggtaagggcaaacactgcaccaatgaatgtagatcaaccagggacatgcaaggaaacctgttaaggctGGGAAACTCTGAGGGGGGACTAAAGAAGGTCCCCACATCGAGAAACATCTGGTTATTCCCattagcagtggaagacaatctctcataAGACAAATAGATAGTCCTTGGcatattgtgaaaaatgatactgctctagatggtagtttagctagtgatgaagaatcaaatgtgactggacaagatgagaaacacatattttggcagacctctATCAATGATAAAAGGCCCCATTTGAaggtaagaattaataataaggtTATTAATGGGATCCCGACAGTGGGTCAGACATACCTATTGTTACAAAAatgtcctggcctcagagatggcctcttagagaggtgaatgtacaatttttaggaattggaactttatcttcagttcgacagagtgttcactaggtggtctgcattggactggaaagacagaaatggagactgaaaccatatgaTGCACATATAGCTAAAAATCTCTGGGAtcgtgatcttttacagcaatggcatactcagattaatatttctCCAGTGTCGGATATGAATTATGTCcgatctttagatagtagaaaagatctggtaagacgcatagaaaatggttaccaaccatccaggctatACAGAAATtaagtacaaatgatagaccttcagaggagcccaAGGTCCtaccattgaagtggcttacagatgaacctgtttgggtaggacaatggcctatgacctctgagaagctagaggctttagaaagactagttcaggaacagctagatgctggacatatagaagaatctaccagcccttggaattctcctgatttgttatcaaaaagaagtcaggtaaatggagaatgctgacaacctgagagccataaataatgTAATTCAACCAATAGACTCTCTGTAGCCTacaatgccattgccttccttgattcctaagggatggcctatcatagttaTCAATCGAAAAATTGTTTTTTCACAATAAAATTACAAgtaaatgatagagaaaaatttgcatttattgtaccaactcttaacaattcacagccagttaggagatatcagtggagggttttgccacaaggaatgctaaatagacCTACCTTGTGTCAGCATTTTGTgtcagcaacctttggaaataattcgtaagaaattttcacaatctgtTGTTTATCATTACACGGATGATATTCTTTTTATCAGATTCTAGTAAgaaaactttggaacgtatgtttgaaatggtgaaggaagttttgtctcattgggggttacagaatGGCCCAGAAAAGCTACGAAGAAGAGATTCTACTAACTTTTTAGGTTACAACATAGACATACGAAGAagcaggccacagaaggtacaaattaggagagatcgttataAAACTTCTAATTCTCTTCAaaaattattaggggaaaattTTTCAACTACAAACAATTATTgatgtggaaggacatgacttaaagcatttaaaagtgGCCCTTAAaagtgataaggacctaaacagtccgagaatattCTCTGCTGATAACCATATAGCAGCAATGAAGCTTAGTGGTACTTTAAGGGGAGACAATTTTGCAATATCATTTTTGGAGCTTTTcatctgaaaatataaatatcaaaGCCATGAATCCAGAATCTTTTAGGGAAAAAGACAAATTTATCCCAAGATCATCTGAAGATTTGTTTTGTACTTCCCCAGTGCAAACCCCTTCACAGAACACCCTGGTCCATAATGATGTTCTTGGTCCACAGAAGCctagaggaagagaaacaatttCTGTAATGGAGTCTTTCTCATTTATAGAGCCAGTGAAAGCAAGAAACAGAAAGCgttccaggctttttcttttgggccacctcCAAGCTCCAAatcatgacactgagacttatttttagttatgaatgcttggccttgttttttttcttttaactcaaattatcctgtttctctttttctacatttttttgcctcagccttttgcctttcattctttcttcatatCTTTTCAGCTGTCTCCATATCTGGCtagtggctgcctggcttctggccctggacaTGTCCTCTTTtcatcctcttctttcttctttcttcttcctctggagtctagatttctccttccattctctctgcccaccagccccactaCCCCCTCTCCTGCATGGCTATTGGTTGATCAGCTTTTTataccagtcaggtgccttaggcaggcaacgTAAAACAACAGCACATCTTTTCATAACTACACAAAGATAACAAAGACAAATGtagcacacctttacatagttaaaataatattccacaacaagaatGAATATCACACTTAAATAAACCAATAACAATAAAGTTATCAATATTTAGTTCCATAGGAATAGACCTTGCTTGGCCTGAAGTGaccataataaaaatgaaaagaaaaactccatATGCATGTGGTGGCACTGAACCATCACTATCCCATatgggaggaggaagtggggtcaggagttcaaggacagtcttaGCTAAATATTGAGTTTCAAGTTGCCATGGGCAATATTACACCatgatctgtctgtctatcatctgtctgtctgtctgtctgtctgtctgtctgtctgtctgtctatctatcaatcatctatctatctgtctgtctgtctataatctatctattatctgtctgtctgtctatctatctatctatctatcatcatcatctattTACGTATCTTCCATCTAACTATAATGAACTAACTAAATGTAATTCAACAgattaacagaaaaagaaaataaaaaagagcatttCAATAAATTCAGCAAAAGGACATGCAAAATTCAACTTAAATGTGCAGTAACAACTCTTAACACATAAGGAATTGAAAGAAATAACTCAAGCTGAAAGGAATTATCTATGATAAACCCAAACAAAACTCCAACCACAGCCAGCATGAATGTTCTCCCTGATTGACCCAGAGCAATGCTAGAATGTCTGCTCACCATTATAGTGTGACTCTGCAGGTCCAAGCCAGGACAATagggcaagaaaaagaaataacagtcATGACTCATAAAGAGAGATAAAGGTGTTGCTATCAGCCAACATGGATATATCTACAAGTAAAGTTCTAAGGGTTTACTAGAAGAGACCTAAGAATAAGGAGTGAGTTcactgtaacatgataaataaaagacccagagactgaaattggggttcaaacttcaagctgaaggtcagaaaaacaaagcagctgtcCAATAGCTCAACTTCAGACTGAAAGGTTACCCTGGCTCCACGAAAGCTAAGACTGTCATACCAGACTGTTATGCTCTCCTCAACACAGCCAgagaatcctcagactgaatgccttcctaccctcaatgtggctggagaatgaatgacagCTCTCAGACCCTCTTCCTGTCTTATGTACTCCCctaatgctgggtttaaaggcacaTGATCCATTGTTTatcttttaattccttttttacaGGGACCATATCAAAGAGTATTCATTTCACTAAAACCAATGAACTTTTCTGGTGTGCCAGTGAAGCTTTTGGTATTGTAACCAAGAAATCTTGGCCTGAGACATGTTCtcattcagaaatatttttgttcttcaaGCAGATTTAAATTTATAGGCTTCATGTTTATGTCTATGATGCATTTGCATTCAATTGTGCACAGTCTGAAGAGTGAACCTTCACCATGGGAACCAACTGTGTCAACATCACATACAGAAAGGAAATCGTCCTTTCTCTAGCAAAGAACTGTCCCCCTTGGCCAGTCGACAGTGCACATGTGCACCCACCAATAAATGCATactcaaaataaacacatattcaCATTATTAAAACAATCCAAAGATTGAACCAAATGACAAATTCAAAGTAATAGATGCATTAAGTATGCTCAATAATAATACTACCAACATAGgatgaaatagagaaaaacagTTTAGCATTTTGTTACAATGAGATACATTTACCATAAGCGCTGGTCCTCTTATCCACATATCCAGTAAAGGGAAATGCCTGTGTTTACATTCAAACCTGACTGTATTATAGCAGTTTTATGAATCAACCCTGTGTTTTGCAA
This is a stretch of genomic DNA from Cricetulus griseus strain 17A/GY chromosome 8, alternate assembly CriGri-PICRH-1.0, whole genome shotgun sequence. It encodes these proteins:
- the LOC113837107 gene encoding LOW QUALITY PROTEIN: C-type lectin domain family 2 member H-like (The sequence of the model RefSeq protein was modified relative to this genomic sequence to represent the inferred CDS: substituted 1 base at 1 genomic stop codon), with protein sequence MNAEEAPTASMCMLQTEPTRADLLQEGEMGKKLQEKCLRIISVESPVKLYCCYGAIAVFTAAVLSLSVALSLSGRPVSENHGSCYATCPKDWIEFRSKCFYFSEDMRNWTFSQTSCVALEAHLAQFQSLEELNFLKRHKGPSNHWIGLHRESSEHPWMXTDNTEYNNLVPTRGEGQCGYLSDMGISSARDYTHRKWICSKPNK